The following DNA comes from Triticum aestivum cultivar Chinese Spring chromosome 3D, IWGSC CS RefSeq v2.1, whole genome shotgun sequence.
ATCAAAAGCTGCATCGACATTAAGTTTGATGACGCCCTCAGGCGGCTTGGACCAGCCATGTCTTTTAATTTTAGTTTGCTTCAACCTTGCTCGTGAAAAGTTCTGCGCTAAAGTTGATATAGCTTGGGCCGACCTTGCTGACTCATAGATGTTCTCACCGTGTGTGTATTTGCGTCGTTCCCACCATACATACCAGATTGTTGTGTCCACTAGATCATTGCGCTGGACATCGACCACTAGTGGACATATGGTACTTTTGGATAATAGGAGATCGGCCAGCGCCGAACCTCCATCTCTCTCTATTGTGCAGATTTCATTCACCAGCTCCTGTAGTCCAAGAATATGCCAAATTTCCTGCACCCTCGGGCACAGAAACATAGCATGCCTAATGCTTTCACAGTCCGAACTACAAAGAGGACACCGGGAACTTGTAGTCATATGTCTGTTCGCTAAAGCACCACGGCAAGGAATAGGTCCAAGCAAAGTCCTCCAAACATGGATTTTGATTTTTGATGGCACACGCAATTTCCAAATGGTACGCCAGACTGGGCGGTTAAGATAAGTTTGGCACGCCAAGGTTTTACTTAATCGATActctttttttaaattttttattagAAAGCTACTCTGAAAGACCAACCAAAGAGAGCTCATATGTGGCATTCAGGAGCCGAACTGACAAAGAGCAACGCATAAAAGAAAAGATGCACCACATGGCAACACTAAACGCAAAATTATTAGCAACTAATGATGATGAGATAGCTACACGGAGGCGGAGGACGAGCGGTAGGATCTCGCGCAGTCCGCAGGGGCGAAGGTGACGGTGCCCTTGTCAAGGTCGTAGCCGACGTGAAAGTTCTGCTGCGCGATGTTCCCAATGATGGCCACCGGCTGCTGCGGCGTCACCGGCGCCATCATCAAGCACATGGTCCCTATCTGCACCTCGACGAACAGGTTCTCCGGCTTCAGCGTCACCGCCTCCGCGAAGACGGCCAGATTCAGCGTCAAGTCCGGGACAAACTTGTAGAAGTAAAATTTACCACTCGGCCCGAGCACGCTGTAGCAGAGCTGCAGCTGCCTGTTCGGCGGCCGCTTCCGCACGAAGTGAATGCGCCGTGTCATCTCCTCCATTATCGGGTCCAGCAGAACCTTGTCCAGGAACGTCAGCGTCGTGCCGGAGTCGATGATGACGTTGGACAGGTGCTCAAACCTCGCGTTCCCGATCCTGACGGACTCGAGCACGACGGTGTAGAGCGGCTTGCGCGGGTCGGGGCGGAGCAgcgccgtcgtcgccgcgcccggcTCCGTCACGGCGGCACGGGCGCCGAAGTTGAGCGGGGAGGAGGCGTTGACGTAGTAGGGCGCGAGGCAGTAGGAGAACCTCCGGCCGAGCGAGGTGCCGGCGCCGATCTGTGTGATGAGGGAGAAGTCGCCGCTGCCGAGACCGACGACGCCGTCCGCGCGGAACGTGCCGGCCGTAGCCGTGGAGCAGCCGAAGCTGAAATTGGGCACGAGCAGCTGCCGACGCTGGCGGCACCCGACGCAGCCGCCGGGGCCATCGTCGAAGATCAAACTCTCGGTGGAGAGGAGGCCGGTTGTCTTCGAGCCGTCGACGTAGGATTGGGCGTACTTGCATCTGGAGCTGGCATCGCAGGAGGTGCCGGGGAGCTTGTGGCACGTGCCGGACTGGCAGTACACGCGGCCGAACGTCGACGAGGACGACGGGTTGAACACAAGGCTCGCGCCACCGGCGATTGCTGCTGGAGTCGTCGTCGCTGCGGTACGGACGTTGGTGCACTTAAACCAGACGAGGTTGCTGCCGGTGTCGACGATGGCGAGCACCCTGGTGGCCGGCGTGCCCACGTTGACGTGCATCAGGTACTCGAACTGCCCGTGGACGACCTCCGACACGGCGCCGTGAGGGGAGCCGCCGGCGTAGGAGCGCGCGAGAGCTGAGGCGCGCGCCGCGGAACGCCGCACGGCGGCAAGTAGGCGGCCGTGCGAGGTGAGCGACGGGTCGTGGAACGGCGACTGGACGGAGTCCCGGTGGATGAACTCCACGGTAAACCCATCGCGGCCGACGTACGCCGTGCATCCGCATAGCTGGGCCGTCAGGACAATGGCAACGACAAGGAGAGCGTAGCATCTCGCACCTGCCATGGCGTATCACGTATGATCTCGATGATGCTCTGGCGTAGTAGCACGCAGTGCTGGGTAGTCTTATTAATAGAGGGGTTAGTGTAACGTAAGCCTAGAGTTGATtgggaagaggaagatgaagaggagggaGGGCGGTTACTAGTTTCTACTACTATTAATTTTCTGCTGCTTTTTGCGTTTGAAACTGAAGAGTTTGAAGGCAGTAATTAATTTCATGCTAAGAGATGAGGAGTAATTAATTACTTACCAATCTTGCACAAGTGGCAATAAGAGGCAGACGATTGGTTATTTTTGCGGATGCTAGCAACTGCTAGTCTTCGAGAAATGGCAaggattagagcatctccaacggcgcAAATCCATTTTTTTACAGAATAATTGAAATTACGAAATATGGATATTTTGTCCAAATACTAGTACCTCCAACAGCATACCCAAAAGTGCAGCGTCTCTTAAAAAAAATTGCACGCGTTTGTGCATATACCCATATTTTGTTGCGAAATACCCATCCTACCCAAAATTGTGGTGGAAAGAAAAACTGTCCAAGTGAAAATAGGGCATCTTCACACTGACCTGTAAAACGGACACACACCAGTCCACGGACACGGATACGACAATCGGCTATCCAACCTTATCCCCTAAATATTTTTTTATTTCACAACACTCAAAATAATTATCGAATACAACTTTTACAGTAGTTGGCATTTTTTGGAGCCGTTCGTTTGTCTCGATCTAACGGCGCATACATACGTAGTACTCGAAAGTACGCGGATGAAAGTACTCGAAAGTACTATTAGTCTAGGGGCATTTTAGTCCTAGGAAATATATGACAAGGTGGggccctctcgtccaatgcaaaaccgccacccctctcgtccaatgcaaagccgccgccgtgctccttcccctcttccaTCACCATTGCAACCGCGGCCATCTCCTagccttctcctccttctcgcggCCGCAACTTTGCTCTTCTCATCTTCCACATCCACCCCCTCTTCCATCCACGCAAGATCCTCGATGGAGCAGCAGATCGAGCACATCGGCGGCGGCGAGAACGCCGACTTCGTTgagatcgccggcggcgagaacaccgacttcatggagatcgccggcggcgaccaggtcaagATGGCCAGGTTGACGGAGATTCGTTCTTGGTTTCACAACATATTGCAGATGAACTGGACAACAATGGCCACTTTGAAGCaaatgacgaggagggagagggcaaaGCTTTCCCCCCCACCCGCACAACCGATGCACAAGGTCGAGATcctcctctgggtgatggagcaggCCGATTCGTCCAGCCCGTGGACCAGGCGtaggtggtgggcgttcagatccagggtagagcatccactggatcaggaacccacgttgcacgaggtgccgttgcagattgtggagcctctagccgagtcggagatgactccgaagcgcaagaggaggaggacagtggtcgcgacatcgcttccccgccgttctccacgcttccctcgccgctctcctcATCGGAACGGCGGCCGTAGCTATGTTTAGGGTAAGATTGTTGAATTTCATTCATCATTACTTGCCACTTGCTTAATTTGATTCTCTGCAATATGTTCTTGCGACCTGTGTACTTGAATCCGTAGCCTCTGGATGGCCGCTTAGTTTGATCGACGAGGCTGTAATGAGTCTAGGCATATAGcattgctatgtttacttgctacGTTTTGATGTGAATGAGTGGTATCCATGATAGGTAATTTTGTCTGTCACCTCAAGAGGTGTGTTCAAATTACGTGATGCAATCTGCGTAAATTGAACTTGCAATATTTTGGCTGCAAGAAGTGCCTCCAAAAAAGTTCAGTACACAGTTTAGAGTGATAGACTCTGGgttgacactgaaatatttcaatactgcaagtttagtagatagttgtaggcattgaaatatttcagtactgacaGGTTCACACTGAAATATTTGAGTAGTGCCATTGCAGTACACACGGGTACACACTGAAAATTTTCAGTAGTGCAATGCAATTTCAGTACACACGGGTAGACACTGAATATTTCAGTACCGCAGTTTCAGtacacgcacgcaaccccagaaatATTTCGGTGTAGCAGTTTCAGTACACGCGcgtagccactgaaatatttcggtggtgcactttcagtacacgcacgtacccactgaaatatttcagtggttcACTTTCAGTACTCACACATACGAaatgaaatatttcagtggtgctGTTTCAGTACACGCATGTAGCAACTGAAAAATTTCAGTGGTGCTGTTTCAGTACACACACACGTAGCCACTGAAATATTTTAGTAATGCACTTTCAGTACAGAgatgtagacactgaaatatttcagtagtgCCATGTCGGTGATCTTGCATCCAAATATTTAGGGCTTCCTAATGATTCAGCAAAAAAATAGACATAAGCAGTGAAATAATTTTTGTAGGGATGTTGGCTTACTCATGTTGTCGTGCTGTACAACCTTTTGCTTCACTTCCTGTAAGTGTTTCTTGCATGTGCTATGGCCTACATGCTGTTTACTCTCATCACAGCAGTGATTTTGCATCTTCCAAAGGTCTTATTAATTCAACATTGACTTCTATGAACTTTGTATTCAAATTCGTATCCTCCTACAGTTGTCGTGACAGATTTCCTTGGCATCCCAATTACCGTACTgtcatttttccaataccaactgtATTCAATCTGAAACTTCCAGTTACTTATATGCTACAGGTGGAATCATGGATAGGTTGCTGAAGATGCTGCGCCTCACAATAaaagtcccatgctcaacctcaaCATCACAAGCTTTTTTGCATTTCTAGTTGTCTCACTATTTCATGTGATGTATTTGAATACCAAAAGTTGTTATGCATTACAAGTACAATCTGATAATCGTAGTACCTGCAGTCTGtgtgttatctgttttggatgtgtgGGATCAAAATCTAATACGGTTTTGATTCCTGTTTTCATGGCCTTGATGCTAAGTTAAGTACATGCTGGTCAGAGTGATCGGAGGGAAGGGTGGCGCTGGTGGGAAATATTTTAGGGTTTTATCGTCGTGATAACCCTAGAAAATTAATAAAAACGTCGAAAATCAATGGAACTAGTCATGGATGCTTCTCATGTTGGTACAAGGGTGAAGAAAGAATACAGGTCCATTTGAAGCAAGTCGAGACAAACCCGTCCTTCCACACGGACCCTTACCTCCTACCGGAACGGCCGCCGGTGAAGGATCGACAACGTGCGCTTCTCGCGTCACCTCCGAGAAGTATTCTAAGCATTTAATCGTATTAGAAAATCCATACAAATGCCGACAACCTTACCAAACTAGTCATGCTTCCTTCTCATGTTGATACAAAGAAGTGGAAATTTTTTGGGTCCATTTACATCATGTCCGGCTAGTATTTTaagcagtataaattcaaaaaaatataaaaccttggaaacctagctttgtttgtgcaatagatcatgtgtgccaaattttgggtgatttggaggtggtcgaaaaaatgaccgcattccggagggaccatttggtctaacttaagccattttttgaacaaaggtgctttttttccaccacctccaaatcacccaatttctctatgacacggtgacccacatgtgccaatactttccatgaaagaaaatttggaaaaaatatattttataatgcccccttgaggtatagaccgatgttttgatcagtcagtctagagggtagtataaattcaaaaaattcacaaaaatataaaaccttggaaacctagatttgtttgtgcaagagatcatgtgtgccaaaattgaggtgatttggaggtggtcgaaaaaatcaccgcattccggagggaccgtttggtctaacttaagccattttttgaacaaaggtgattttttccaccacctccaaatcacccaatttctccANNNNNNNNNNNNNNNNNNNNNNNNNNNNNNNNNNNNNNNNNNNNNNNNNNNNNNNNNNNNNNNNNNNNNNNNNNNNNNNNNNNNNNNNNNNNNNNNNNNNNNNNNNNNNNNNNNNNNNNNNNNNNNNNNNNNNNNNNNNNNNNNNNNNNNNNNNNNNNNNNNNNNNNNNNNNNNNNNNNNNNNNNNNNNNNNNNNNNNNNNNNNNNNNNNNNNNNNNNNNNNNNNNNNNNNNNNNNNNNNNNNNNNNNNNNNNNNNNNNNNNNNNNNNNNNNNNNNNNNNNNNNNNNNNNNNNNNNNNNNNNNNNNNNNNNNNNNNNNNNNNNNNNNNNNNNNNNNNNNNNNNNNNNNNNNNNNNNNNNNNNNNNNNNNNNNNNNNNNNNNNNNNNNNNNNNNNNNNNNNNNNNNNNNNNNNNNNNNNNNNNNNNNNNNNNNNNNNNNNNNNNNNNNNNNNNNNNNNNNNNNNNNNNNNNNNNNNNNNNNNNNNNNNNNNNNNNNNNNNNNNNNNNNNNNNNNNNNNNNNNNNNNNNNNNNNNNNNNNNNNNNNNNNNNNNNNNNNNNNNNAAGAGATCAtatgtgccaaaattgaggtgatcttgaggtggtcgaaaaaatcaccgcattccggagggaccatttggtctaacttaagccattttttgaacaaaggtggttttttccaccacctccaaatcacccaatttctctatgacacggtgacccacttgtgccaaacatgtccatgaaagaa
Coding sequences within:
- the LOC123076169 gene encoding aspartic proteinase CDR1-like gives rise to the protein MAGARCYALLVVAIVLTAQLCGCTAYVGRDGFTVEFIHRDSVQSPFHDPSLTSHGRLLAAVRRSAARASALARSYAGGSPHGAVSEVVHGQFEYLMHVNVGTPATRVLAIVDTGSNLVWFKCTNVRTAATTTPAAIAGGASLVFNPSSSSTFGRVYCQSGTCHKLPGTSCDASSRCKYAQSYVDGSKTTGLLSTESLIFDDGPGGCVGCRQRRQLLVPNFSFGCSTATAGTFRADGVVGLGSGDFSLITQIGAGTSLGRRFSYCLAPYYVNASSPLNFGARAAVTEPGAATTALLRPDPRKPLYTVVLESVRIGNARFEHLSNVIIDSGTTLTFLDKVLLDPIMEEMTRRIHFVRKRPPNRQLQLCYSVLGPSGKFYFYKFVPDLTLNLAVFAEAVTLKPENLFVEVQIGTMCLMMAPVTPQQPVAIIGNIAQQNFHVGYDLDKGTVTFAPADCARSYRSSSASV